One genomic window of Acetobacter sp. includes the following:
- a CDS encoding (2Fe-2S)-binding protein, whose translation MYICSCNGLTDHDVSAAVEAGATRPVEVYAARKCRAQCGNCVKGVVCLLREALKQRKASAAVMASMELAAQQELSRAVA comes from the coding sequence ATGTATATCTGCTCCTGTAACGGGCTGACCGATCACGATGTAAGCGCTGCGGTGGAAGCCGGAGCGACGCGACCCGTAGAGGTTTATGCGGCCCGGAAATGCCGGGCCCAGTGCGGCAACTGCGTCAAGGGCGTCGTCTGTCTTCTCCGCGAGGCGCTGAAGCAGCGTAAGGCCTCCGCAGCCGTCATGGCGTCCATGGAGCTTGCGGCGCAGCAGGAGCTTTCCCGCGCCGTCGCCTGA
- a CDS encoding siderophore-interacting protein, which translates to MNSLSRTPLRVRQPVRLRMAQVARIEQLSPLMRRIIFTGDDLHDFSSAAADDHVKLFFPQPGQDMPVLPDVDTGGRPMHTSSSSVIMRDYTPRFFNPETNELAIEFVLHGDGPAATWAAQAKPGQTLGIGGPRGSFIVSENYAHYLLIGDQTALPAIARRLEEMPESTSVTAMIEVADAEEERPLASRADARILWFPRNGVEAGKSTVLQEALQDHDLPSDDLHIWIGAEIDTVRQLRTLLIEDKGVTRDHIRSAGYWRLGAADGGGRVED; encoded by the coding sequence ATGAACTCCCTGTCCCGGACGCCTCTGCGCGTCCGCCAGCCCGTGCGCCTGCGTATGGCGCAGGTCGCACGGATCGAGCAGCTCTCACCACTGATGCGGCGTATCATCTTTACTGGCGATGACCTGCATGATTTCAGTTCGGCTGCCGCCGACGATCATGTCAAACTGTTCTTCCCGCAACCCGGACAGGACATGCCCGTCCTGCCGGATGTGGATACAGGCGGCCGCCCCATGCACACGTCCTCATCATCCGTGATCATGCGCGACTATACACCACGCTTTTTCAATCCTGAGACAAATGAACTTGCCATCGAATTCGTCCTGCATGGCGACGGACCTGCGGCGACATGGGCGGCTCAGGCCAAACCCGGCCAGACACTTGGCATCGGCGGTCCGAGAGGTTCTTTCATCGTTTCCGAAAATTACGCGCATTATCTTCTGATCGGAGATCAGACCGCGCTGCCCGCCATAGCCCGTCGACTGGAAGAAATGCCGGAAAGCACGAGCGTTACGGCCATGATCGAGGTCGCGGATGCGGAAGAAGAGCGTCCACTGGCGAGCCGGGCTGACGCCCGTATCCTCTGGTTTCCCCGCAACGGAGTCGAGGCTGGAAAATCCACTGTTCTTCAGGAGGCTTTGCAAGACCATGATCTGCCGTCAGACGATCTTCATATCTGGATCGGCGCTGAAATCGACACAGTCCGACAACTCCGCACACTCCTCATCGAAGACAAGGGCGTGACGCGCGACCACATCCGTTCGGCAGGCTACTGGCGTCTGGGTGCTGCTGATGGCGGTGGTCGTGTGGAAGACTGA
- the guaD gene encoding guanine deaminase, translating into MTSSHTQTAVRGRIVTFRDNPFIVPPSEALLVEEDGLVIMKGGLITQVGAYTTLRDRLEKETTVVSYGDALISAGFIDTHVHYPQLPVIASWGQQLLEWLDQYIFPAEAAFADPAVAQDTARRFLGELLRAGTTTAAVYCTVHPQSVDAFFTEAGRIGARMITGKVLMDRNAPDTLRDSVRTGYDDSAALIGRWHGKGRLSYAVTPRFAITSTPEQLEAAGHLLRQHDGLYMQTHLSENLHEIETVARLFPERSSYLDVYDHAGLVGPRSIFGHGVHIGEKEFCRCHESAASLAHCPTSNLFLGSGLFRLFEALSPRRPVRVGLGTDVGAGTSLSQLRTLGEAYKVAQLTGHSLHPVQAFWLATAGGARSLHLENRIGTLAPGMEADLCVLDPHAFPLLDYRASRCESVEELLFILMTLGDERCISATWVGGECVHTPESGSLYR; encoded by the coding sequence ATGACATCAAGCCACACTCAGACCGCAGTTCGTGGCCGTATCGTCACCTTCCGGGATAATCCCTTCATCGTCCCTCCCTCCGAAGCCCTGCTGGTTGAGGAAGACGGGCTGGTCATCATGAAAGGCGGCCTGATCACGCAGGTCGGCGCCTACACAACACTCCGTGACAGACTTGAGAAAGAAACGACTGTCGTCTCTTACGGTGACGCCCTGATCTCGGCGGGCTTCATCGACACGCATGTCCATTATCCCCAGTTACCGGTCATCGCATCATGGGGGCAGCAGCTTCTGGAATGGCTGGACCAGTATATCTTCCCCGCGGAAGCCGCGTTTGCAGACCCGGCCGTGGCGCAGGACACCGCCAGACGGTTCCTCGGCGAACTGCTGCGCGCCGGAACAACCACTGCCGCCGTCTACTGTACGGTCCACCCCCAGTCCGTGGACGCCTTCTTCACCGAGGCCGGGCGGATCGGCGCACGCATGATCACAGGCAAGGTGCTGATGGATCGCAATGCGCCCGACACCCTGCGGGATTCGGTGCGGACGGGCTATGACGACTCGGCGGCGCTCATAGGACGCTGGCACGGCAAAGGACGGCTGTCCTACGCCGTCACGCCACGGTTCGCCATTACCAGCACCCCCGAACAGCTTGAAGCCGCCGGTCATCTGCTCCGCCAGCATGACGGGCTCTACATGCAGACGCATCTGTCCGAAAACCTGCACGAAATCGAGACCGTCGCCCGTCTGTTTCCTGAGCGCTCATCCTATCTCGATGTCTATGATCACGCCGGGCTGGTCGGTCCCCGCAGCATCTTCGGCCACGGCGTGCATATCGGCGAAAAGGAGTTCTGCCGTTGCCATGAAAGCGCCGCGAGCCTTGCGCACTGCCCGACTTCCAATCTGTTTCTTGGCAGCGGTCTTTTCAGGCTTTTCGAAGCCCTGTCTCCCCGGCGTCCTGTGCGGGTAGGGCTTGGCACCGATGTCGGCGCAGGCACTTCCCTCTCCCAACTCCGGACTCTGGGAGAAGCCTACAAGGTCGCACAACTGACGGGACATTCGCTGCATCCGGTGCAGGCTTTCTGGCTGGCGACCGCCGGAGGAGCGCGTTCGCTGCATCTGGAAAACAGAATCGGCACACTTGCTCCCGGAATGGAGGCTGACCTGTGCGTGCTTGATCCCCACGCCTTTCCCCTGCTCGATTACAGGGCTTCCCGCTGTGAAAGCGTTGAAGAACTGCTTTTTATCCTGATGACCCTAGGCGATGAGCGTTGCATTTCGGCCACATGGGTCGGCGGGGAGTGTGTCCACACGCCTGAAAGCGGCTCGTTATACCGCTAG
- a CDS encoding glycosyltransferase — MAARGHGGAELYSTDVMLGLHRAGIRQTVVLHPDSPRLKELADAGLTIDTDTLKPRFPLWRKWRMTQLIRRLEPSIVHCWMRRAAASMPANASHLSGRRPVIGWFGNYRDLKPYAHCTHLVGCTPDIAERMRTNPDWHPVDSATTTGRIFSAPTFSSVTPEPPLPRAALDTPQDARILLTLSRLHEAKGLETLISAMRELPDCYLWMAGEGPLRAALEEQARQEGVIDRIRFAGWRTDRGALLAASDICVLPSRYEPFGTVILDAWSTKTPLVACAAAGPRAYIRTGENGMLTPIDDLPALVGAIRSVLDDSTLRDRIVSGGLADYEHGFTPRVVIDRWRTIYDTCLASV; from the coding sequence ATGGCGGCACGCGGCCACGGCGGCGCCGAACTGTACTCCACCGACGTCATGCTGGGTCTGCACAGGGCCGGCATCCGGCAGACCGTCGTCCTCCACCCCGACTCTCCCCGTCTGAAGGAACTGGCCGATGCAGGCCTGACCATCGACACCGATACGCTGAAGCCGCGTTTCCCGCTGTGGAGAAAGTGGCGCATGACCCAGCTTATCCGTCGCCTTGAGCCTTCCATCGTCCATTGCTGGATGCGACGCGCCGCTGCGAGCATGCCCGCCAACGCCAGCCATCTTTCCGGCAGACGTCCCGTCATCGGCTGGTTCGGCAACTACCGCGACCTCAAACCCTATGCCCACTGCACGCATCTTGTGGGCTGCACGCCGGATATCGCGGAGCGCATGCGCACCAATCCGGACTGGCATCCTGTGGACAGCGCCACCACAACGGGCCGCATATTTTCAGCCCCGACCTTTTCCTCGGTCACGCCGGAACCACCGCTTCCCCGCGCAGCCCTCGATACTCCGCAGGATGCCCGCATTCTGTTGACACTCTCACGTCTGCATGAGGCGAAGGGACTGGAAACCCTCATCTCCGCCATGCGGGAGCTGCCGGACTGTTATCTCTGGATGGCGGGGGAAGGTCCGTTACGCGCCGCACTGGAAGAGCAGGCGAGACAGGAAGGCGTGATCGACCGGATTCGCTTCGCGGGGTGGCGGACCGATCGCGGCGCGCTTCTGGCCGCATCCGACATTTGTGTTCTTCCCTCGCGCTACGAGCCGTTCGGCACCGTCATTCTTGATGCCTGGTCCACAAAAACACCTCTGGTGGCCTGCGCCGCCGCAGGGCCTCGCGCTTACATTCGCACCGGCGAAAACGGCATGCTGACACCGATCGACGATCTTCCCGCTCTGGTCGGCGCTATCCGGTCCGTACTGGATGACAGCACGCTGAGAGACCGGATCGTCTCCGGAGGCCTTGCCGATTACGAGCATGGTTTTACACCCAGAGTCGTGATCGACCGGTGGCGGACAATTTACGACACCTGCCTCGCTTCCGTCTGA
- a CDS encoding OprO/OprP family phosphate-selective porin yields the protein MTLSSRFLLLSLTVLSGASALSVSPAHAATSDSAEVAALRREMAEMRHEMLSMRSELRHRNTFPTNHDGRPASDRGEAHSWRNAHAAAHTPNDYNGAPEAGIGFNQQAKINYHASGDGRPASDRGITSSWEDFKRASADTEVVQVGGMKIGFPNGRPTLQSEDGKYAFSIGLAFHEDFGGFMGVSPRAGEAKGKFNSFTSNARRLRIPFTFRYKDWVANITPDFGAGNNDGTVGLYEANLNYAGLRNTILTVGYFQPRVTEEDSESSNEFEFMERPGITDIVRNIAASDARFSIGGLHYEKRWWIGAYFTGQQFGGRNASGYYGGDGAVSDSQTGGTFRVAGRPVATKDWDLHLGLSAISAFKPNNGTHGRSFTLSQRPEVNLGEDSLLGTGAITNVSQVWAAGPEVGLRWKSLVIKSEYYHIGVNRSRNASGQSLDNLNFGGWYVAANYTLFGTPRAYNYKEGAFAAPGVKESQEFNPATGHWGALEITGRYSETDLNSQPNSSTGVRGGNQIVWSGGLNWYPNRHFRVMLDYNHFIDQRTKNDGLVNIAGRNGNSVAARVQAAF from the coding sequence ATGACCCTGTCCTCCCGTTTCCTCCTTCTTTCACTGACAGTACTGAGCGGAGCATCAGCCCTGTCAGTGTCCCCCGCACATGCTGCAACGTCTGACAGCGCGGAAGTTGCAGCCCTGCGTCGCGAAATGGCCGAAATGCGCCATGAGATGCTGAGCATGCGCTCCGAACTGCGCCACCGGAACACGTTCCCGACCAACCATGATGGTCGTCCGGCTTCAGATCGCGGCGAGGCTCATTCATGGCGGAATGCCCACGCAGCAGCCCACACTCCGAACGATTATAACGGCGCTCCGGAAGCCGGCATCGGTTTCAATCAGCAGGCCAAAATCAACTACCACGCCTCAGGCGATGGTCGTCCGGCTTCCGATCGCGGCATCACCAGCTCGTGGGAAGACTTCAAGCGCGCTTCTGCCGACACAGAAGTCGTGCAGGTCGGCGGCATGAAGATCGGCTTCCCGAATGGCCGCCCGACCCTCCAGTCCGAAGACGGCAAGTATGCCTTCTCGATCGGTCTGGCTTTCCATGAAGACTTCGGTGGCTTCATGGGCGTGAGCCCCAGAGCGGGTGAAGCCAAGGGCAAGTTCAACAGCTTCACGTCGAACGCACGCCGTCTGCGTATCCCGTTCACCTTCCGCTACAAGGACTGGGTCGCCAACATCACGCCTGACTTCGGTGCAGGCAACAACGACGGCACCGTCGGTCTTTACGAAGCGAACCTGAACTACGCCGGTCTGCGCAACACCATCCTGACGGTCGGTTACTTCCAGCCGCGCGTGACGGAAGAAGATTCCGAAAGCTCGAACGAATTCGAGTTCATGGAGCGTCCGGGCATCACCGATATCGTGCGTAATATCGCAGCCAGCGACGCACGCTTCTCGATCGGTGGTCTGCACTATGAAAAGCGCTGGTGGATTGGCGCCTACTTCACGGGTCAGCAGTTCGGCGGACGTAACGCCAGCGGTTATTACGGCGGTGACGGCGCGGTCAGCGACAGCCAGACGGGCGGCACCTTCCGTGTCGCAGGTCGTCCTGTCGCAACCAAGGACTGGGATCTGCATCTCGGCCTTTCCGCCATCTCGGCTTTCAAGCCGAACAATGGCACGCATGGCCGTTCCTTCACGCTCAGCCAGCGTCCTGAAGTCAATCTTGGCGAAGACAGCCTGCTCGGCACCGGCGCGATCACCAATGTCTCTCAGGTCTGGGCTGCCGGTCCTGAAGTCGGTCTTCGCTGGAAAAGCCTCGTTATCAAGAGCGAATACTACCATATTGGTGTCAACCGCTCGCGTAACGCTTCAGGCCAGTCGCTCGACAACCTGAACTTTGGCGGCTGGTATGTGGCCGCGAACTACACCCTGTTCGGCACGCCACGCGCCTATAACTACAAGGAAGGCGCTTTCGCGGCTCCGGGTGTGAAAGAAAGTCAGGAGTTCAACCCAGCAACCGGCCACTGGGGCGCTCTTGAAATCACCGGTCGTTACAGTGAAACGGACCTCAACAGCCAGCCCAACTCCTCCACAGGCGTCCGCGGCGGCAATCAGATCGTCTGGTCGGGTGGTCTGAACTGGTATCCGAACCGTCACTTCCGCGTGATGCTGGACTATAACCACTTCATCGACCAGCGGACCAAGAACGACGGTCTGGTCAACATCGCAGGCCGCAACGGAAACTCCGTCGCTGCCCGTGTGCAGGCCGCTTTCTGA
- a CDS encoding PadR family transcriptional regulator: MFKDHTSRHRPSRHADGEHPTGRRRFGDGSRHGFGRGDFPAGRKLSSSELQLVLLALMATQPAHGYELIRLLEEKSGGFYAPSPGMVYPALTYLDETGQVTSSPEGNRKLYTLTDEGKAFLEANREQADGILETLKRIGSRMSEVRDAFSGVDDADPRASDEFHEARHAFKQALMRQRGCGPEERKRMTDILRRATAEILKKPE; the protein is encoded by the coding sequence ATGTTTAAAGATCATACATCCAGACATCGTCCTTCCCGCCATGCCGATGGTGAACACCCCACAGGTCGCCGCCGGTTCGGTGATGGCTCCCGTCATGGCTTCGGCAGAGGTGATTTCCCTGCCGGACGCAAACTCAGCTCCAGCGAACTGCAACTGGTCCTTCTGGCGCTCATGGCAACCCAGCCCGCGCACGGCTACGAGCTGATCCGTCTTCTTGAAGAAAAATCCGGCGGTTTTTACGCGCCGAGCCCGGGCATGGTTTATCCTGCCCTGACCTACCTTGATGAAACCGGGCAGGTTACATCCTCTCCTGAGGGTAACCGCAAGCTCTATACGCTGACTGATGAAGGCAAGGCGTTTCTCGAAGCAAACCGGGAACAGGCTGACGGCATCCTCGAAACCCTGAAGCGGATCGGCAGCCGCATGAGCGAGGTGCGGGACGCCTTCTCGGGCGTTGATGATGCAGACCCGCGCGCTTCCGACGAATTTCACGAAGCCCGACATGCTTTCAAACAGGCCCTGATGCGTCAGCGTGGATGCGGACCAGAAGAAAGAAAACGCATGACCGACATCCTCAGGCGCGCCACGGCAGAAATTCTCAAAAAACCTGAATAA